From a region of the Sphingopyxis sp. YR583 genome:
- the flhA gene encoding flagellar biosynthesis protein FlhA: MTDGFNLRNFSRIASLSALPAGMLIVVGLMVIPVSPLILDISFVANIMISLLILMVALQASKPLDFSAFPTVLLLATLFRLALNVASTRVVLVHGHEGTASAGHVIEAFGQVLIGGDYIVGLFVFFVLMIINLIVITKGAGRVSEVSARFTLDALPGKQMAIDADLNAGLLTPEEAKARRVEVGTEADFYGSMDGASKFVKGDAVAGLLILFVNIVGGLILGIFSHGLSLSEAGSTYITLAIGDALVAQIPALLLSIAAAAIVTRVTSPFDLSGQIGSQFSSPTIWMAVGGILFILGLVPAMPQMLILPAAALAFAVGWQLRRAEAAVADLPEPVAPAPDPSHIEWADVSDASACQLEIGYALVTLVDERKGSPLMTRITGIRRQLSKELGFVVPPVKVTDDLSLPGNVYRISVAGVIVGEDEVFPNEMLALDSGDLVTKVAGRPCKDPTFGLDALWIPKAMQNDAIAAGYTVVDPATVVATHLNNSIVGSAAELFGIDDAQALIDNLKTHYPQLAQNLSPQGYSLPRVASLCKSLLVERVPLRDFRKIAEAMVALSPQQLGEIDLIEAVRQRIGALIVQTIVPSRMPLPVVTFSPEVEVLLNQAVRANPAAEWPFEHGMAMTIIEQVGQAVEPLLLQTRSFALVASPICRSALSRLVRATFPDVAVISYLEIPATKQTEIVATIGAEVPRLASGPDAHMEDQPHEN, from the coding sequence ATGACCGACGGTTTCAACCTCCGCAATTTCTCGCGCATCGCCAGCCTCTCGGCTTTGCCGGCGGGGATGCTGATCGTCGTCGGACTGATGGTGATCCCGGTTTCGCCGCTGATCCTCGACATCAGCTTTGTCGCCAACATCATGATCAGCCTGCTCATCCTGATGGTCGCACTGCAGGCGTCGAAACCGCTCGACTTCTCGGCATTCCCGACCGTCCTCCTCCTCGCGACGCTGTTCCGGCTCGCGCTCAACGTCGCCTCGACGCGCGTCGTGCTCGTTCACGGCCACGAAGGCACCGCGTCGGCGGGCCATGTGATCGAGGCGTTCGGCCAGGTGCTGATCGGCGGTGACTATATCGTCGGCCTGTTCGTCTTTTTCGTCCTGATGATCATCAACCTGATCGTGATCACCAAGGGCGCAGGACGCGTGTCCGAAGTGTCGGCGCGATTCACCCTCGACGCCCTCCCCGGCAAGCAGATGGCGATCGACGCCGACCTGAACGCCGGGCTGCTTACACCCGAAGAGGCCAAGGCACGCCGCGTCGAAGTCGGCACCGAAGCCGATTTCTATGGCTCGATGGACGGTGCCTCGAAATTCGTGAAGGGCGACGCCGTCGCCGGCCTGCTGATCCTGTTCGTCAACATCGTCGGCGGGCTGATCCTCGGCATCTTCAGCCATGGCCTCAGCCTGTCCGAAGCCGGCAGCACCTATATCACGCTCGCGATCGGCGACGCGCTCGTCGCGCAGATTCCGGCGCTGCTGCTCTCGATTGCGGCCGCCGCGATCGTCACCCGCGTGACCTCGCCCTTCGACCTCAGCGGCCAGATCGGCAGCCAGTTTTCCTCGCCCACCATCTGGATGGCGGTTGGCGGCATCCTTTTCATCCTCGGCCTCGTTCCCGCGATGCCGCAGATGCTGATCCTGCCCGCCGCCGCACTCGCATTTGCGGTCGGTTGGCAACTCCGCCGCGCCGAGGCCGCCGTCGCCGACCTGCCCGAACCCGTCGCGCCCGCACCCGACCCGTCGCATATCGAATGGGCCGACGTCAGCGACGCGAGCGCATGCCAGCTCGAGATCGGCTACGCGCTCGTCACCCTCGTCGACGAACGCAAGGGTTCGCCGCTGATGACGCGCATCACCGGCATCCGCCGCCAATTGTCGAAGGAACTCGGCTTCGTCGTTCCACCGGTGAAAGTGACCGACGACCTTTCGCTGCCCGGCAACGTCTATCGCATCTCGGTCGCCGGGGTGATCGTCGGCGAGGACGAGGTCTTCCCCAACGAAATGCTCGCGCTCGATTCGGGCGATCTCGTCACCAAGGTCGCCGGCCGCCCGTGCAAGGATCCCACCTTCGGCCTCGACGCGCTCTGGATTCCCAAGGCGATGCAGAATGATGCGATCGCCGCGGGCTACACCGTCGTCGATCCGGCAACCGTCGTCGCAACGCACCTCAACAACAGCATCGTCGGTTCAGCCGCCGAACTGTTCGGCATCGACGATGCCCAGGCGCTGATCGACAATCTCAAGACGCATTATCCGCAGCTTGCGCAGAACCTCAGCCCGCAAGGCTATTCGCTGCCGCGCGTCGCAAGCCTCTGCAAATCCTTGCTCGTCGAGCGCGTGCCGCTCCGCGATTTCCGCAAGATCGCCGAGGCGATGGTCGCGCTGTCGCCGCAACAGCTGGGCGAGATCGACCTGATCGAAGCGGTGCGCCAGCGCATCGGCGCGCTGATCGTGCAGACGATCGTGCCGAGCCGGATGCCGCTGCCCGTCGTCACCTTCAGCCCCGAGGTCGAAGTGCTGCTCAACCAGGCGGTGCGCGCGAACCCGGCCGCCGAATGGCCGTTCGAACATGGCATGGCGATGACGATCATCGAACAGGTCGGCCAAGCGGTCGAACCTCTGCTTTTGCAGACGCGCAGCTTCGCGCTCGTCGCATCGCCGATCTGCCGTTCCGCTCTTTCGCGTCTCGTGCGCGCCACCTTCCCCGACGTCGCCGTCATTTCCTATCTCGAAATACCGGCGACCAAGCAGACCGAAATCGTCGCGACGATCGGCGCCGAAGTACCGCGCCTCGCGTCCGGGCCCGATGCCCACATGGAGGACCAACCGCATGAGAATTGA
- a CDS encoding transglycosylase SLT domain-containing protein, with protein MNAINNPNAATRIAAPVLDAVQSASARTGIDFDYLFDVARVESGYNPTAKAPTSSARGLYQFTKQTWLATLDRHGANHGLAWAADAIGRDASGRLTVADPVLRQQILDLRDDPTASSSMAAALTGDNRDYLESRIGRAAEPVDLYLAHFLGSGGAAKFLTALETNPDQPGASMMPEAAAANRSVFYAPDGSMRSLAEIRERFRVKLEDGGGKIENMKPFAPGGWHVQASSSIGLAGPGNGGGRPPLQMMDIQPMPKKLSMGFAADAYRRLASLSGGAA; from the coding sequence ATGAACGCAATCAACAATCCCAATGCCGCGACCCGCATCGCCGCACCCGTCCTGGATGCGGTGCAGAGCGCGTCGGCGCGCACGGGGATCGATTTCGATTATCTGTTCGACGTCGCACGCGTCGAAAGCGGCTATAATCCGACCGCAAAGGCGCCAACTTCTTCGGCGCGCGGACTGTATCAGTTCACAAAACAGACCTGGCTCGCGACCCTCGACCGCCATGGCGCCAACCATGGGCTCGCCTGGGCGGCCGATGCGATCGGCCGCGACGCGTCGGGACGGCTGACGGTCGCCGATCCGGTGCTCCGCCAGCAGATTCTCGACCTGCGCGACGATCCGACGGCATCGTCGAGCATGGCCGCTGCGCTGACCGGCGACAATCGCGACTATCTTGAAAGTCGTATCGGCCGCGCCGCCGAACCGGTCGACCTCTATCTTGCGCATTTCCTCGGGAGCGGCGGCGCCGCCAAATTCCTGACGGCGCTCGAAACGAACCCTGACCAGCCCGGCGCATCGATGATGCCCGAGGCCGCCGCCGCGAACCGGTCGGTCTTTTACGCGCCCGACGGCAGCATGCGCAGTCTCGCCGAGATCCGCGAACGCTTTCGCGTGAAGCTCGAGGATGGCGGCGGCAAGATCGAAAATATGAAGCCCTTCGCCCCCGGGGGTTGGCACGTGCAAGCGAGCAGCTCGATCGGACTTGCCGGCCCAGGCAACGGAGGGGGGCGTCCGCCCCTGCAAATGATGGATATCCAGCCTATGCCCAAAAAGCTCTCGATGGGCTTTGCCGCCGATGCCTATCGGCGGCTCGCGTCGCTTTCGGGAGGCGCGGCATGA
- the flgM gene encoding flagellar biosynthesis anti-sigma factor FlgM, with translation MSGDSKIGPVGGIGRAGPLRRVASEATTAMRAPAQLQPTQDNLPTARLTRLASSLAEQAPPVDVARVASLRTAIANGSYGVHPAIIASAMLDFHGGAE, from the coding sequence ATGTCGGGTGACAGCAAGATCGGACCAGTCGGCGGCATCGGCCGTGCCGGCCCGCTGCGCAGGGTCGCCAGCGAGGCGACGACCGCGATGCGCGCCCCGGCGCAGCTCCAGCCGACGCAGGACAATCTGCCGACCGCGCGCCTGACCCGCCTCGCGAGCAGCCTCGCCGAACAGGCGCCGCCAGTCGACGTCGCGCGCGTCGCATCGCTGCGCACCGCGATCGCAAATGGCAGCTACGGCGTCCATCCCGCCATCATCGCCAGCGCAATGCTCGACTTCCACGGCGGGGCCGAATGA
- a CDS encoding flagella basal body P-ring formation protein FlgA, protein MSRNTLARLAICAATLSFAAPVATYAQQGNEDWQTIDVLTDMVANAMGRNATPIDRRIKLARCPEQASVTAVDAHTLAVRCASLGWRLRVPMTGPTDAAPIAASFARPAASALVIRRGDNVRVTIETESYSISYTAVATQDGRVGETIALRGADAKSPLSATVTGAGRAILQD, encoded by the coding sequence TTGTCCCGTAACACTCTCGCGCGCCTTGCCATATGCGCCGCCACCCTGTCGTTCGCGGCCCCGGTCGCGACCTATGCCCAGCAGGGCAATGAGGATTGGCAGACGATCGATGTGCTGACCGACATGGTCGCGAACGCGATGGGCCGCAACGCGACCCCGATCGACCGTCGCATCAAGCTCGCGCGCTGTCCCGAACAGGCATCGGTCACCGCGGTCGACGCCCATACGCTCGCGGTTCGCTGCGCCTCGCTGGGCTGGCGCCTGCGCGTCCCGATGACGGGCCCCACCGACGCCGCACCGATCGCCGCGAGCTTCGCTCGCCCTGCGGCGAGCGCCCTTGTCATCCGACGCGGCGACAATGTCCGCGTCACGATCGAAACCGAAAGCTATTCGATCAGCTACACCGCCGTCGCGACGCAGGACGGCCGCGTCGGCGAGACGATCGCGCTGCGCGGTGCCGACGCGAAATCACCGCTCAGCGCCACCGTTACCGGCGCCGGACGCGCGATCCTGCAAGACTGA
- the flgB gene encoding flagellar basal body rod protein FlgB — MMASEKLFGLHATALQLRSQRMMMLASNIANSATPGYKARDIDFAKALDLAQQGGSTAHAMEGAISYRVPVQASLDGNTVEMATEQTAYAENALAYRSSLSFLSGRINTLSRAIKGE; from the coding sequence ATGATGGCATCCGAGAAACTCTTTGGCCTGCATGCGACGGCGCTGCAGCTGCGCAGCCAGCGCATGATGATGCTCGCGTCGAACATCGCGAACTCCGCGACGCCGGGCTACAAGGCGCGCGATATCGACTTTGCCAAGGCGCTCGATCTGGCGCAGCAGGGCGGCTCGACCGCCCATGCCATGGAGGGCGCGATCAGCTATCGCGTCCCGGTGCAGGCCTCGCTCGACGGCAACACTGTCGAAATGGCGACCGAGCAGACCGCTTATGCCGAAAACGCGCTCGCCTATCGCTCGAGCCTGTCGTTCCTCAGTGGCCGCATCAATACGCTGTCGCGCGCGATCAAGGGCGAATGA
- the flgC gene encoding flagellar basal body rod protein FlgC: protein MTMNGNFSVFDISGRAMSAQLVRLNTTASNLANAGTVAGSEAGAFRSLKPVFRTVMDDHGRATVQIDEVTTSKMAPSKRHDPSNPLADADGNVWEAAVDSAAELVEMVETARQYQNNVQVLETAKGLINETLRMGQ, encoded by the coding sequence ATGACGATGAACGGCAATTTCTCCGTCTTCGATATCAGCGGCCGCGCGATGTCGGCGCAGCTCGTCCGGCTGAACACCACCGCATCGAACCTCGCGAATGCGGGAACGGTCGCGGGCAGCGAAGCGGGCGCTTTCCGTTCGCTGAAGCCCGTGTTTCGTACCGTGATGGACGATCATGGCCGCGCGACGGTCCAGATCGACGAGGTCACGACCTCGAAAATGGCGCCGTCGAAACGCCACGATCCGTCGAACCCGCTCGCCGATGCGGACGGCAACGTCTGGGAAGCCGCGGTCGATAGCGCCGCCGAGCTGGTCGAGATGGTCGAGACCGCGCGCCAGTATCAAAACAATGTCCAGGTCCTCGAAACCGCGAAGGGCCTGATCAACGAAACCCTCAGGATGGGACAGTAA
- a CDS encoding flagellar hook assembly protein FlgD — protein MSVYSVTNNSNPVFQPKGGKQMDQSDFMRLMTAQLSHQDPFNPVDNQQMVAQMAQFSSLAGISDTNTALAKISEQLTAQTQLLKDIKAATPAPAPTTPTT, from the coding sequence ATGAGCGTCTACAGCGTCACCAACAACAGCAACCCCGTATTCCAGCCCAAGGGCGGCAAGCAGATGGATCAGAGCGACTTCATGCGCCTGATGACCGCGCAGCTGTCGCATCAGGATCCGTTCAATCCGGTCGATAACCAGCAGATGGTTGCGCAGATGGCGCAATTCTCGAGCCTCGCCGGGATCAGCGATACCAACACCGCGCTCGCGAAGATTTCGGAACAGCTCACGGCGCAGACGCAGCTGCTCAAAGACATCAAGGCCGCCACGCCGGCGCCCGCGCCGACGACGCCCACAACTTAA
- a CDS encoding flagellar hook-basal body complex protein, with amino-acid sequence MSFYTSLSGLKGAQTDMSVISNNIANAGSIGFKRSKAQFGDIFASSPTQSTKMIAGQGTRLNGITQQFTQGSYESSEKTLDLAIVGEGMFIVKGDPPREAITYTRNGSFEPTPDRYVIDSTGAKLQLLPVDADGNVTNNTLAGAFDMRLPAGAPSDPASGLVNVSIGLDGLVTATFANGEDQVLGKVAMATFPTMSGLRPTGDAHWQSTGESGPPTIDAATNGPMGAIRAGALERSNVDITEELVMLMAAQRNFQANAKAIEGASQLTQTIIGMR; translated from the coding sequence ATGTCATTCTATACCTCGCTTTCGGGCCTCAAGGGCGCGCAGACCGACATGTCGGTCATTTCGAACAATATCGCGAACGCCGGTTCGATCGGCTTCAAGCGCAGCAAGGCGCAGTTCGGCGATATTTTCGCGTCGTCGCCGACGCAGTCGACGAAGATGATCGCGGGTCAGGGCACCCGCCTTAACGGCATCACCCAGCAGTTCACGCAGGGGTCGTATGAATCGAGCGAAAAGACGCTTGATCTGGCGATCGTCGGCGAGGGTATGTTCATCGTGAAGGGCGATCCGCCGCGCGAGGCGATCACCTACACGCGCAACGGCTCGTTCGAACCGACCCCCGACCGCTATGTCATCGATTCGACGGGCGCGAAGCTGCAGCTGCTTCCGGTCGACGCGGACGGTAACGTCACGAACAACACGCTCGCCGGTGCATTCGACATGCGCCTGCCCGCCGGGGCGCCGAGCGACCCCGCCTCGGGCCTCGTCAACGTTTCGATCGGCCTCGACGGCCTCGTCACTGCGACCTTCGCCAATGGCGAGGACCAGGTGCTCGGCAAGGTTGCGATGGCGACGTTCCCGACCATGTCGGGCCTGCGTCCGACAGGCGACGCGCACTGGCAATCGACGGGCGAAAGCGGCCCGCCGACGATCGATGCCGCGACCAATGGCCCGATGGGCGCAATCCGCGCCGGCGCGCTCGAGCGTTCGAACGTCGATATCACCGAGGAACTGGTGATGCTGATGGCCGCGCAGCGCAATTTCCAGGCGAATGCCAAGGCGATCGAGGGCGCGTCGCAGCTGACCCAGACGATCATCGGCATGCGTTGA
- the flgF gene encoding flagellar basal-body rod protein FlgF, translating into MDRLIYTSLAAMRGSMSRQTAIANNLANAQTPGFRADMASAQALWLDGGGLDARAMSSEEVLGADMKAGTVTQTGRDLDIAMQGDALLVVQAKNGEEAYTRRGDLQVSPSGLLTTGDGSPVQGTQGPVTIPPADAINIDQEGRVWIVPQGGDPENPQEVDRLRLATPTGSDIAKGLDGLFRVKGGGILPDDPEARLLTRSIEGSNVTATTALVEMIEASRSWDTQLKMISDARDMDSATANLMQLPR; encoded by the coding sequence ATGGACCGCCTTATCTACACCAGCCTTGCCGCGATGCGGGGTAGCATGTCCCGGCAGACGGCGATCGCCAATAATCTGGCGAACGCCCAGACGCCGGGGTTCCGCGCCGACATGGCAAGCGCGCAGGCGCTGTGGCTGGACGGCGGCGGGCTCGATGCGCGCGCCATGTCTTCCGAGGAAGTTCTCGGCGCCGACATGAAGGCGGGCACCGTCACCCAGACGGGCCGCGACCTCGACATCGCGATGCAGGGCGACGCGCTGCTCGTAGTGCAGGCAAAGAACGGCGAAGAAGCCTATACGCGGCGCGGCGACCTGCAGGTCTCGCCGAGTGGTCTCCTTACGACCGGCGACGGCAGTCCCGTCCAGGGTACGCAGGGCCCGGTCACCATCCCGCCCGCCGACGCGATCAATATCGACCAGGAAGGCCGCGTATGGATCGTGCCGCAGGGCGGCGATCCCGAAAATCCGCAGGAGGTCGACCGGCTTCGTCTTGCGACCCCGACGGGGTCGGACATTGCGAAGGGCCTCGACGGCCTGTTCCGCGTCAAGGGCGGCGGCATATTGCCCGACGATCCCGAAGCGCGGTTGCTCACCCGCTCGATCGAAGGATCGAACGTCACCGCCACCACCGCGCTCGTCGAGATGATCGAGGCGAGCCGCAGCTGGGACACGCAATTGAAGATGATCAGCGACGCGCGCGACATGGACAGCGCGACCGCCAATCTGATGCAGCTCCCCCGTTAA
- the flgG gene encoding flagellar basal-body rod protein FlgG, with the protein MSIGALHVARTGLDAQGFRMQVIANNLANVNTTGFKRDRASFETLSYQMMTAPGAPSTAENRYATGLNLGTGVALNGTARMDTQGTFQTTGNGLDVAIDGAGYFQVEMPDGRTGYTRAGNFGRAPDGTIVTSDGKPLTPAIQIPEDASNVTIGLDGTVSATGSDGTALELGRIEIARFANPAGLQAIGGNMLVETQASGAPLVGGAGEEGRGSLRGGMLEGSNVNVVEELVDMIETQRAYEVNSKMISATDEMMKNASQTL; encoded by the coding sequence ATGAGTATCGGTGCCTTGCACGTCGCGCGGACCGGTCTGGATGCCCAAGGCTTCCGGATGCAGGTGATCGCCAACAACCTCGCCAACGTAAACACCACGGGCTTCAAGCGCGACCGCGCGAGCTTCGAGACGCTGAGCTATCAGATGATGACCGCGCCGGGTGCGCCGTCGACGGCGGAAAACCGCTATGCGACCGGGCTCAACCTCGGTACCGGCGTCGCGCTTAACGGCACCGCGCGTATGGACACGCAGGGCACGTTCCAGACGACGGGCAACGGCCTCGATGTCGCGATCGACGGCGCCGGCTATTTCCAGGTCGAAATGCCCGACGGGCGCACCGGCTATACTCGCGCGGGCAATTTCGGCCGCGCCCCCGACGGCACGATCGTGACCTCGGACGGCAAGCCGCTGACCCCCGCGATCCAGATTCCCGAAGATGCGAGCAATGTGACGATCGGGCTCGATGGCACGGTATCGGCAACGGGTTCCGACGGCACCGCGCTCGAACTCGGCCGGATCGAGATTGCGCGCTTTGCAAACCCCGCCGGATTGCAGGCGATCGGCGGCAATATGCTCGTCGAAACGCAGGCATCGGGTGCGCCGCTGGTCGGCGGTGCGGGCGAGGAAGGTCGTGGTTCGCTGCGTGGCGGGATGCTCGAGGGATCGAACGTCAATGTCGTCGAGGAACTCGTCGACATGATCGAGACACAACGTGCCTATGAGGTCAATTCGAAGATGATCTCTGCCACCGACGAGATGATGAAAAATGCGTCGCAGACTCTCTAA